A genome region from Maylandia zebra isolate NMK-2024a linkage group LG6, Mzebra_GT3a, whole genome shotgun sequence includes the following:
- the nomo gene encoding BOS complex subunit NOMO1 produces MLRITIRAEMGSLWILFGVIYSQFLAVSSDDIVVACGGFVKSDVEINYSLIEIKLYTKQGSLKYQTDCAPINGYFMIPLYDKGDFVLKIEPPLGWSFEPTSVDLHVDGVSDICTKEEDINFVFTGFSVSGTVLSKGHLMGPAGVEVKLSRAGTGEKLQSVTTQPGGKYTFFKVLPGKYDITASHPSWTLEQSTTSVHVSNANAPAADHLVVGGYDVSGEVRSDGEPMKEVTFLLYSATVKREDISGCNTSPVEGADSGDSTLVYLCSALSRDDGVFVFPSLASGEYTVIPFYRGERITFDVAPSRMNFKVEHNSLKLEPIFRVMGFSVTGRVLNSPDGEGVPDATVYLNNQIKVVSKEDGSFRLENMTAGTYTIRVNKELMFFEPVTVKIAPNTPQLPDIVTAGFSVCGQISISRLPEGMKQQGRYKVTLTHKSTDKAFIRTVESDHQGAFCFQAKPGDYSVHVSLPEAEVKAGLALQPQALDISLVDQPLTDLVFTQFMASVSGKVYCLASCDDLSVTLQPASRQGERRTVALSGSSDILSFSFDNVLPGKYKVSISHEEWCWKHKSVEVEVLESDVLGVEFRQIGYILRCSLSHAITLEFFQDGSKPENVGVYNLSKGVNRFCLSKPGVYKVTPRSCHQFEQDFYTYDTSAPSILTLTAVRHHMTGLITTDKTLDVTVTIKSSIESEPALVLGPLRSLEEQRQEQQLQEIELRRQERERRAAEEEGGARDDSPPIQEKADELTGPFHYEFSYWARAGEKITVTPSSKELLFYPPEVEATITGESCPGRLVDITGRAGLFLEGKVSPELQGVEISITERGAATPLITVATNEMGAYSVGPLHSDRQYDISASKEGFVLSPVEGTQGDFKAFALAGVTFKIKSEDGQPLAGVLLSLSGGQFRSNLLTQDTGILTFNNLSPGQYYFKPMMKEFRFEPASQMITVEEGENLSIDITGIKTAYSCYGMVQSLNGDAEWDVAVEAVGQGDCSLYSEDTVTDEEGRFRLRGLLPGCKYLIQLRAEGNDHIERALPQHRAIEVGSSDIEGVNIIAFRQINQFDLSGNIITSPEHLPTLSVKLYKSDNLDNPINSVSLGQSLFFHFPPLDRDGESYVLMLYSTLSRSQYDFTLPQVSFTSTGYYKHVTLTFHPTRKVPDQDVAQGSYVALPLTLLLLLAAYNYEKVIPLLLQLGSRIQGVRSMAQASSESAAMDEAKRQAKRQKARRT; encoded by the exons ATGCTCAGAATTACGATCCGGGCAGAAATGGGATCCCTTTGGATTTTGTTCGGTGTCATCTACTCCCAGTTCTTGGCCGTATCCTCTGATGACATAGTTGTGGCATGCGGTGGATTCGTGAAATCCGACGTTGAAATCAATTACTCTCTGATCGAG ATTAAACTATATACCAAACAAGGATCACTGAAATATCAAACGGATTGTGCTCCAATCAATGGTTACTTCATGATCCCTCTCTATGACAAG GGAGATTTCGTTTTGAAGATCGAGCCTCCGCTTGGGTGGAGCTTTG AGCCTACCAGTGTCGACCTGCATGTGGATGGAGTCAGTGACATTTGTACGAAAGAAGaagacatcaattttgtttttacGGGATTCTCAGTGTCAGGAACG GTTCTGAGTAAGGGCCATCTCATGGGCCCAGCTGGCGTGGAAGTCAAACTCAGCCGAGCCGGAACAGGGGAGAAGCTCCAGAGTGTCACCACACAGCCTGGAGGAAA GTATACCTTCTTTAAAGTACTACCAGGAAAGTATGACATCACAGCTTCTCATCCTTCCTGGACTCTCGAACAG AGTACTACCTCAGTGCACGTCTCCAATGCAAATGCCCCGGCCGCTGACCATCTGGTGGTTGGAGGCTACGATGTCTCGGGGGAGGTCCGCAGTGATGGAGAGCCCATGAAAGAGGTCACCTTCCTGCTTTACTCAGCCACAGTCAAGAGAGAG GACATAAGTGGTTGTAATACTTCCCCAGTGGAGGGTGCAGATTCTGGAGACAGCACGCTGGTATACCTGTGCAGCGCTCTGTCCAGAGATGATGGTGTCTTTGTCTTTCCTTCGTTAGCCAGCGGCGAGTACACTGTG ATACCTTTCTACAGAGGAGAAAGGATCACTTTTGATGTTGCTCCTTCTAGGATGAATTTCAAGGTGGAACACAACAGCTTGAAACTAGAG CCCATCTTCCGTGTGATGGGCTTCTCTGTGACTGGCCGGGTTCTCAACAGTCCTGATGGGGAAGGTGTGCCCGATGCTACAGTCTACCTAAACAACCAGATCAAGG TTGTCAGCAAAGAAGATGGCTCTTTCCGGTTGGAGAACATGACAGCTGGTACCTACACCATCCGTGTCAACAAAGAGCTCATGTTCTTCGAGCCAGTCACAGTGAAGATCGCTCCTAATACGCCTCAACTTCCTGATATCGTCACAGCAGG GTTCAGTGTTTGTGGCCAGATCTCCATCAGCCGCCTGCCTGAAGGCATGAAGCAGCAAGGTCGCTACAAGGTCACTCTGACGCACAAGAGCACAGACAAGGCTTTCATTCGGACTGTTGAATCTGACCATCAGGGGGCCTTCTGCTTTCAGGCCAAACCCGGAGACTACAGTGTCCAT gTATCTCTGCCTGAAGCAGAGGTGAAAGCAGGCCTGGCTCTGCAGCCTCAGGCCCTGGACATCTCCCTTGTGGATCAACCACTCACAGACCTAGTTTTCACCCAGTTCATGGCTTCTGTTTCTGGAAAGGTGTACTGTCTAG CTTCCTGTGATGACCTCTCTGTAACCCTGCAGCCAGCGAGTAGGCAGGGGGAGAGGAGGACAGTGGCTCTGTCTGGGAGCAGCGACATCCTCAGCTTCTCTTTTGACAACGTTTTGCCCGGGAAATACAAAG TAAGTATTTCTCACGAGGAGTGGTGCTGGAAACATAAGTCAGTGGAGGTGGAGGTTCTGGAATCGGACGTCTTGGGGGTGGAGTTCAGACAGATTGGCTACATCCTGCGCTGCTCCCTTTCCCATGCCATCACTTTG GAGTTCTTCCAAGATGGCAGCAAACCTGAAAACGTTGGCGTGTACAACCTCTCTAAGGGAGTCAACCGCTTCTGCCTCTCCAAGCCTG GTGTTTACAAAGTCACCCCTCGCTCCTGCCACCAATTTGAGCAGGACTTCTACACCTACGATAC TTCAGCCCCCAGCATTCTGACCCTGACTGCAGTGCGGCATCACATGACAGGACTCATCACCACCGACAAGACTCTAGACGTCACAGTCACGATCAA GTCGTCCATCGAGAGCGAGCCGGCGCTCGTGCTGGGTCCGCTGCGGAGCCTGGAGGAGCAGAGGCAGGAGCAGCAACTGCAGGAGATCGAGCTGCGACGTCAGGAGCGAGAACGCCGTGCAGCTGAAGAGGAAGGAGGTGCCAGAGACGATAGTCCTCCTATCCAAGAAAAGGCTGATGAACTGACAGGCCCTTTCCACTATGAGTTCTCCTACTGGGCTAG GGCTGGTGAGAAGATCACAGTGACTCCCTCCTCGAAGGAGCTGTTGTTCTACCCTCCTGAAGTAGAGGCAACTATCACCGGAG AGTCGTGTCCAGGTCGGCTGGTGGACATCACCGGTCGTGCAGGTCTTTTCTTAGAAGGCAAGGTGTCACCAGAGCTACAAGGTGTGGAAATATCTATCACTGAGAGAGGCGCTGCTACACCACTCATTACTGTGGCCACTAATGAGATGGGAGCATACAG TGTGGGTCCGCTCCACAGTGACCGGCAGTACGACATCAGTGCAAGTAAAGAAGGTTTCGTGCTGAGTCCCGTGGAGGGCACCCAGGGAGATTTTAAGGCATTTGCTTTGGCTGGCGTCACCTTCAAG ATCAAATCGGAGGACGGTCAGCCTCTCGCCGGCGTGCTTCTTTCTCTGAGTGGGGGTCAGTTTCGCTCCAACCTTTTGACTCAAGACACTGGCATCCTCACTTTCAATAACTTG agTCCTGGTCAGTACTACTTCAAGCCCATGATGAAGGAGTTCCGCTTTGAGCCGGCATCTCAAATGATTACAGTGGAGGAGGGTGAAAACCTCAGTATTGATATAACTGGAATCAAAACTGCGTACAG CTGCTACGGAATGGTGCAGTCTCTCAACGGGGATGCAGAGTGGGACGTGGCTGTGGAGGCCGTGGGTCAGGGAGACTGTAGCCTCTACAGCGAGGACACGGTCACTGATGAGGAGGGCCGATTCAGACTCAGGGGTCTGCTG CCGGGTTGCAAATATCTCATTCAACTGCGAGCTGAAGGCAACGACCACATAGAGAGGGCCTTGCCACAACACAGAGCTATAGAG GTTGGCAGTAGTGACATTGAAGGGGTCAACATTATCGCCTTCAGGCAGATCAATCAATTTGACCTCAGTGGAAACATCATCACGTCTCCTGAACACCTTCCAACACTATCA GTGAAATTGTACAAGAGTGACAATCTGGACAATCCAATCAACAGCGTCTCTCTGGGACAGTCCCTTTTCTTTCACTTCCCTCCTTTGGACAGAGATGGCGAG AGCTACGTACTGATGCTGTACTCCACACTGTCCCGTTCCCAATATGATTTCACACTGCCTCAAGTCTCCTTCACTTCCACTGGCTACTACAAACATGTCACTCTTACCTTCCACCCTACT CGTAAAGTGCCCGACCAGGATGTTGCTCAGGGGTCTTACGTAGCTTTGCCGCTCACTCTACTTCTCCTCTTAGCGGCCTACAATTATGAGAAG GTGATTCCCCTTTTGTTACAGTTGGGGAGCCGCATCCAGGGAGTGAGGAGCATGGCTCAAGCCAGCAGTGAAAGTGCTGCTATGGATGAAGCCAAACGTCAGGCCAAGAGACAGAAAGCCAGGCGAACATGA